The stretch of DNA CCTCGACGTATGATCTCGGTCGCCGTCGTCGACGCCGAGACCCCGGGCAACGTCGGCACCATCGCCCGGTCGATGAAGAACTTCGGCCTCTCGGAGCTGCTGCTCGTCGACCCGCCGGAACTCGACCCCGACGGGGAGGCCTACGGCTTCGCCGGGCAGGCCCGCGAGGACGTCCTCCCGAACGCCCGCGAGGTGAGCTTCGACCACCTCGCCGAGAGCTACTACACCGTCGCCTGCACGGCGACCACCAACGAGGACGCCTCCAGCCACGTCCGGTACCCGGCGAAGACGCCCGCCGAACTGGCCGACTCGCTCGCCGGCGTCGAGGCAGACGTCTGTGTCGTCTTCGGCCGCGAGCGGGTCGGCCTGACCAACGACGAACTCGCCCGGCTGGACGAGGTCTGTTCCATCCCGGCGAACGCGGACTACCCCGTCCTGAACCTCGGGCAGGCCGCGACGATCGTCCTGTACGAGCTGCGCGACCTGACCGTCGAGCGCGACCAGCACCCTGCGGACCTCCACGAGCGCGCCGACGAGCGCGCCGTCGAGGGGCTCCACGAGGAGTTCGGGAGCTTCCTGACCGCCATCGGCCACCCCGAGGAGAAGCGGCCGAAGGCCCGTCGGATGTTCCGTCGCCTGCTCGGACGCGCCCACCCGACCGGCCGCGAGACCCGGACGATGCGGGGGCTGTTCCGGCGGGCGCGCCAGCGCGTCGAGCGTATCGAGGACGGCGAGAACTGACCGCCGGGACCGGTTCAGGCCCGCTGCTGGATCTCCTCGCGGAGTACCTCGCTGACCGTGTCGCCGTCCGCCTTCCCGCGGAGCGCGCCCATACACTCGCCCATCAGGGCCGAGAACGCGCCCATCCCCTGCTCCCGGACCTGGTCGGCGTTGCGCTCGACCACCTCGACGACGGCCTCGCGGACCTCGGACTCGTCGACGCCGCCGAGGTCCTCCCGCTCGACGGCCGCCTCGGCCGACAGCGAGGGGTCCTCGGCCAGCGCCGTCAGCAGGTCCTCGATCCCCTCCCGGGGCACGTCGCCGCCGTCGACGAGCAGGACGCTCTCGCGGAGGTGCGTGTCGGTCAAGTTCTCGACCGGCACGCCCTCGCGGCGCAGTTCCGTCAGCGTCGACTCCAGCGTGCCCGCGACCAGCGTCGGGTCGGCACCGTCGTCCTCGACCAGCGTCTCGAACAGCGGCCACCGCTGGCCGTAGGCCACCTGCTCGGCCAGGCCCGCGTCGAGTCCGTACTCGCCCTCGTAGCGGGCGACCTTCTCGGTCAGCAGCTCCGGCGTCTCGACCTCCGTCACGTCCGGCTCGACCGGGGGGACGTCCGTCTCGGGGTACATCCGGGCGGCACCGGGCAGCGGCCGGAGGTAGCGGGAGGTGCCGTCCTCGTTGGCGTCGCGGGTCTCCTCGGGGACGCCGTCGAGGGCCGTCTCCGCGCGCTCGGCGACCGCCTCGATGGCGCGCTCTGCGGTCTCGGGGTCGTCGGCGACGATGGCGACGGCGTCGTCGTCGCCGGCTCCGACGGCCTCTCGCAGCGCCGCCACCTCCTCGGCGGTGACGCCGTAGGCCGGCAGCTCGTCCGTGTGGAAGATGCCGCCCGCGCCGTGGCGCTTGGCGTGGTCGGACAGCTCGGTCCCGAGCCGGCGGTCGGGCTGGATCTCCCGGCCGACGAGGCCGTCGAAGCCCGACAGCAGGACGGCCCGGACCTCGCCGCCGCCGTCGAGCGCGCCCCGGACGACGCCGGAGTCGGTGTCGGCGAACACCTCCGTCACGTCCCGTGGCTCGCCGACGTCGGCGTCCCGTTCGGCGAGTTCGTCGGCGATGTCCAGCAGCTCGACCTGCCGGCGGACCTCGTTGCGGACGATGTCGTCGATGTCGTCGAGGCTCTGGACCCCCTTCAGCTCGATACGCGCGCCGTCGGCGATCGAGACGTTGACGTCCTGCCGGATGGTGCCCAGCCCGCGCTTGACCTTCCCGGTCGAGCGCAGCAACATCCCGATGCGCTCGGCGGCCTCGCGGGCCTGTTCGGGCGAGCGGATGTCCGGGCGCGTCCCGATCTCGACCAGCGGGATGCCCAGCCGGTCCAGCGAGAACCGCACGCCGTCGTCGGTCTCTGCGACCCGCTGGCAGGACTCCTCCTCCAACAGCATGTCCTCGACGCCGACCGGCCCCTCGCTGGTCTCGATCTCGCCGTCGCCGGCGACCAGCATCGACCGCTGGAACCCCGTGGTGTTGGAGCCGTCGACGACGATCTTCCGCATCACGTTCACCTGGTCGACGACGCTCGTGTCGAGGAGCTGGGCGATCTCCAGGGCCGTCTCCATCGCCTCGCGGTCGACGCGGTGGGGCGGCTCGTCGTCCTCCTCGACGAGGCAGGTGGTGTCGTAGGCGAGGTACTCGAACTCGCGGTCGACGACGCTCTCCTCGAGGGCGGCCTCGTCGATCTCGCCGAGTTCGCTCTTGGTCGGGTGGAGGTAGCGGGTGAACGTCCGGGTCGACGCCTCGGGCTCGCGCAGCGCCGTCGGACAGTCACAGAACAGCTTGGTCTCGGTGTCCAGCTGCTGGTGGATCTCCAGCCCGGCCACGAGTCCCAGGTCGTCGTAGTCGAAGTCGGCGGCGGTCATTACCGGCGACTCCGTGACCGTGGGCAAAAAAACGCACCCTTCCGCCCCTCGGGCTTTTGCCCCTCGCGCCCCTCGTCACCGTGTGCGACGTCGCCTCGTCGTCCTCGTGGCGCTGCTGGCGACCACCGCCGGGTGTGCCGGTCTCCCCTCGCTCGGGGACGGCGACACCGGCTCCGACACCGTCACTCCGGCACCGATCCCCGAGGTGACGACCACCGAGCGGCAGCTCGATCCGCCGCCGGGGCTCGCCCCGGACGGCATCGAGCACGCGGGGACGCTGGCGTTCACTCACCGGCGGCTCCTCCAGCAGCAGTCCTACACCTTCCACGAACAGTTCCGTCGCACCGTCGAGACCGGCGACGGCGGCTACACCGTGGTCCGCAACGAGACGACGACGGTGGTCGACGCCGGCCGCTACCGCCACCGACTCGAACGCGTCCGCCACCGTCCGAACGGCACGCGGACGACCTACGCCGCGGAGGCGTTCGCGGGCGGCGGTCGGTGGTACGACCGCAGCGACCCCGGCGACGGCCCCGCCAGCTACGACAGCGGCGAGCTCGTCGCCGAGACCGACCAGTTCGCCGCCGAGTCGGAGTTCTACCTCGACAGGTACGTCACCGTGACCGAGAGCCGCGTCGAGCTCGTCCGCTGGCGCGGCCGGCCGTTCTACCGGGTCACCGGCTGGAACGGGACGACGCCGCTGGGCCAGCGGGCCGACCGCTACCGTGTCGCACTGATCGTCGACCGGCGCGGGCTCGTCCACCGGTTCGACGTCTCCTACCGGACCGAGACCGAACGACTGAGCTACAGTTTCCGGTACGAGCGCCTCGGCGAGACACGCGTCGTCGCGCCGGACTGGGTCGAGGAGCGGCGGACGGACCGCACCGCAGGATGAGGATAGCTCCGTTCGCGCCCCCGCCGCTCACGGCTCGCTTCGCTCGCCGCTGCGCTTTTCGGAGAGACCGCACTCCGTTCGGTTCCCCCTACTCCTCGCCGAGGATCCCGCGCTCGGTCATCTTCGCGGGGTCGAGCACCTCGTCGACCTCGTCCTCGTCGAGGTATCCCTCTTCGAGGACGACCTCCCGGATGGTCTTGCCCTCGTCGAGGGCCTTCTTCGCGACCTTGCTGGCCTTGTCGTAGCCGATGGCCGGGTTCAGTGCCGTCGCCAGCGCCATGCTCTGCTGGACGCGCTCTTCGCAGTGCTCCGCGTCGGCCTCCAGCTTGGCGACGAACTTCTCGGCGAACACCTCGCTGCCGTTGGCGATCAGCCGCGCCGACTGGAGGAAGTTCGAGGCCAGAACGGGCTTGTAGAGGTTCAGGTCGATCTGTCCCTCGGCGGCACCGGCCGAGACGGCGGCGTCGTTGCCGACGACCTGCTTGTGGACCTGATTGACGGCCTCGGCGACGACCGGGTTGATCTTCCCGGGCATGATCGAGGAGCCGGGCTGGTTCTCCGGCTGGTCGATCTCGCCGAGCCCGTTGCGCGGGCCGGAGGCCAGCAGCCGGAGGTCGTTGGCGATCTTGTTCAGCGAGCCGGCGACCGTCCGCAGCGCGCCGTGGGCCTCCGACATCGCGTCGTGGGCGGCCTGGGCCTCGAAGTGGTTGTCGGCCTCGCGGAAGTCGACGCCGGTCTCCTCGCTGATGTACTCTGCGGCCTTCTCGGGGAACTCCGGGTGGGTGTTCAGCCCCGTCCCGACGGCGGTACCGCCCAGCGCGAGCTCCGAGAGGTGCTCCCGCGTGCCGCGCACGCGGTCGAGGCCCTTCTCGACCTGCGTCCGGTAGCCCGAGAACTCCTGGCCGAGCGTGATCGGCGTCGCGTCCTGGAGGTGGGTCCGTCCGGTCTTGACGACGTTCTCGAACTCGTCTTCCTTGGCCGCCAGCGCGTCGCGCAGCGACTCCAGCGCCGGGACGACGTCCTTCCGGACGGCCTCCAGCGACGCGACGTGCATCGCCGTCGGGATCACGTCGTTCGAGGACTGACCGAAGTTGACGTGGTCGTTGGGGTGGATCTCGCGTGTCCCGACCTCGCCGCCGTAGAGCTCGGTTGCGCGGTTCGAGATGACCTCGTTGGCGTTCATGTTCGAGGAGGTCCCCGACCCCGTCTGGAACACGTCGACGGGGAACTGATCGTCGTGGTCGCCCGCGATGACCTCGTCGGCGGCCTCGACGATACAGTCGGCCTTGTCCTCGGGGATCGTCCCGAGGTCGCGGTTGGCCTGTGCGGCCGCCTTCTTGACGACGCCGAGCGCGCGCACGAACCGGCGGCCGAACGTCACCTGACTGATGGGGAAGTTCTCGATCGCCCGCTGGGTCTGAGCCCCCCAGTACGCGTCGGCGGGCACCTGCATCTCCCCGAGGCTGTCCTGTTCGGTCCTGAACTCGTCGCTCATACGTGGTGGCGTCCGGTCGGTCGGCGGTAAAAGCCACCGATACCACACCCGCGTCGCCTGTTGAGTTGGGAAAACTTTGAGATAGTACTACAACACTAATTTCCACACCTCCAGTCGAAACAGGGGTTGTGTCTCCGGTCCGGTTTCCGGCACAACCGCCGCGTCCGAGGAACGACCGGGTCAGAGATGAATCCCACGAAGGATATTCGACTGAGATCTGCTTTCGAGGGCCGAGAGAGCCAAACCTCTTGGTGTGTTGGTGGGTGCCACGATCCGCTTCGCTTCAGTAATGATCTTTGCTCATATAGAGCTGAAACGGCCCAATACGGCCGTCTCAGTAGCTCTGTGTTATGCATAAATATTCGGAAGCATTAAGTGTCGGGTCTATCCAGTTAGGATGAGTTCGACTCCGCGGTGACAGCTATGACTGACGACCCCAATCGACACCTGTCACGAACCGGGACTGTCCGTGGACGGGCAGGGGCAGGTGACGCCACCGACGGCCGTGGTGGACGGCCGCGTCGTTCCGGTGGCGGCCCGGTGGGTGGCATCGCGACTCCGGAGGTCCGGGCGGCGGGCACTCGATCGGGTCGTGCTGTCGAGGAACTCACGTCCGCGTACGACTGACACAACTATGCGCAGGATACTCAACAGACTCAGAACCGCCGGAGGACGGCTCCGGTCGGCGGTATCGAGCGACGGATCGAACGAGCGGGAAGTGGCGACAGACGGTGGGGCGACGGCGGCGGTGGGAGACCGGCGACGCGACACCATCCGGGACTCGCTCCCGGTCGAGTGGGAGCTCATCGAGTCGGCACCGTTCTGGCTCCCGCCGGTGTTGCTGGCCGGCTTCTTCGTCTACGGCGCGATCTTCTGGAACGCCATCATCTCGCTGACGGACTTCAACGGGCTGGGCGAACCCAGTTACGGGAGCCTCGACTTCTCGATGTACGCCCGGATGGCAAGCGACGGCGCGTTCTGGCACGCGGCCCAGAACACCGTCGTCTTGCTGGTAGTGTTCACGGTGTTCTGTCTCGCGCTCGGGCTGCTCGTCGCCATCCTGATCGACCAGAACATCCGGTTCGAGAACACGTTCCGGACCGTCTACCTGCTCCCGATGAGCCTCTCGTTCGTCGTGACGGCGACGATGTGGGCCTGGGTGTACAACGCCTCCAACGGGGTGTTCAATCAGCTCCTCCGAGCGCTGAACCTCGAGGGACTGGTCATCACGCTGCTCAAGCCCGCAGCGGTCAACGCGTCGACCGTCCAGTGGCTGTCGTGGCACACGACGGCCCTGGGGGCGGTCATCTTCGCGCTCATCTGGCAGTTCAGCGGCTACGCGATGGTCGTCTTCCTCGCGGGCCTGCGGGCGATCCCGACCGAACACTACGAGGCCGCCCGCGTCGACGGCGCGTCGACCGTCCGGATGTACCTCCGGGTCATCATCCCGCAACTGCGGGCCTCCGCCGTCTCCGCGTCGGTGGTCCTGATGGTGTTCGCGCTGAAGGCGTTCGACTTCATCTTCGCGCTGCGTGGCGACCAGCCGGGGGCGAACCTCGACATCCTCGCCACGATGATGTACCGGATGGCGTTCAGCAGTCTCGAGTGGGCTTACGGCTCGGCCATCGCCATCGTGCTGTTCGTCCTGGCACTGCTGGTCATCGGGCCGTACCTCTACAGCGAGTACCAGCGAGGTGAACTATGAGTACCGAGTCACGCAACCCGATCGACACGCTACAGCGGATGGAGAACAGCCGTATCGGGCTCTACGTCGTCCTCCTGTTCGGCCTCGTCTTCTACCTCTTCCCGGTGGAGACGGCCTTCATGACGATGTTCAAGACCCAGACGTCGTTCGCGACGACGGTGCCGTTCGCGCCGCCCAGCGCCGACGGGTTCACGCTCGCGGCGCTGACCGAGGCTTGGAACACGCTCCGGCCCGGGCTCGTCAACTCGCTCAT from Haloarcula litorea encodes:
- a CDS encoding RNA methyltransferase, with the protein product MISVAVVDAETPGNVGTIARSMKNFGLSELLLVDPPELDPDGEAYGFAGQAREDVLPNAREVSFDHLAESYYTVACTATTNEDASSHVRYPAKTPAELADSLAGVEADVCVVFGRERVGLTNDELARLDEVCSIPANADYPVLNLGQAATIVLYELRDLTVERDQHPADLHERADERAVEGLHEEFGSFLTAIGHPEEKRPKARRMFRRLLGRAHPTGRETRTMRGLFRRARQRVERIEDGEN
- the gatE gene encoding Glu-tRNA(Gln) amidotransferase subunit GatE, whose product is MTAADFDYDDLGLVAGLEIHQQLDTETKLFCDCPTALREPEASTRTFTRYLHPTKSELGEIDEAALEESVVDREFEYLAYDTTCLVEEDDEPPHRVDREAMETALEIAQLLDTSVVDQVNVMRKIVVDGSNTTGFQRSMLVAGDGEIETSEGPVGVEDMLLEEESCQRVAETDDGVRFSLDRLGIPLVEIGTRPDIRSPEQAREAAERIGMLLRSTGKVKRGLGTIRQDVNVSIADGARIELKGVQSLDDIDDIVRNEVRRQVELLDIADELAERDADVGEPRDVTEVFADTDSGVVRGALDGGGEVRAVLLSGFDGLVGREIQPDRRLGTELSDHAKRHGAGGIFHTDELPAYGVTAEEVAALREAVGAGDDDAVAIVADDPETAERAIEAVAERAETALDGVPEETRDANEDGTSRYLRPLPGAARMYPETDVPPVEPDVTEVETPELLTEKVARYEGEYGLDAGLAEQVAYGQRWPLFETLVEDDGADPTLVAGTLESTLTELRREGVPVENLTDTHLRESVLLVDGGDVPREGIEDLLTALAEDPSLSAEAAVEREDLGGVDESEVREAVVEVVERNADQVREQGMGAFSALMGECMGALRGKADGDTVSEVLREEIQQRA
- a CDS encoding class II fumarate hydratase, which produces MSDEFRTEQDSLGEMQVPADAYWGAQTQRAIENFPISQVTFGRRFVRALGVVKKAAAQANRDLGTIPEDKADCIVEAADEVIAGDHDDQFPVDVFQTGSGTSSNMNANEVISNRATELYGGEVGTREIHPNDHVNFGQSSNDVIPTAMHVASLEAVRKDVVPALESLRDALAAKEDEFENVVKTGRTHLQDATPITLGQEFSGYRTQVEKGLDRVRGTREHLSELALGGTAVGTGLNTHPEFPEKAAEYISEETGVDFREADNHFEAQAAHDAMSEAHGALRTVAGSLNKIANDLRLLASGPRNGLGEIDQPENQPGSSIMPGKINPVVAEAVNQVHKQVVGNDAAVSAGAAEGQIDLNLYKPVLASNFLQSARLIANGSEVFAEKFVAKLEADAEHCEERVQQSMALATALNPAIGYDKASKVAKKALDEGKTIREVVLEEGYLDEDEVDEVLDPAKMTERGILGEE
- a CDS encoding carbohydrate ABC transporter permease, which produces MRRILNRLRTAGGRLRSAVSSDGSNEREVATDGGATAAVGDRRRDTIRDSLPVEWELIESAPFWLPPVLLAGFFVYGAIFWNAIISLTDFNGLGEPSYGSLDFSMYARMASDGAFWHAAQNTVVLLVVFTVFCLALGLLVAILIDQNIRFENTFRTVYLLPMSLSFVVTATMWAWVYNASNGVFNQLLRALNLEGLVITLLKPAAVNASTVQWLSWHTTALGAVIFALIWQFSGYAMVVFLAGLRAIPTEHYEAARVDGASTVRMYLRVIIPQLRASAVSASVVLMVFALKAFDFIFALRGDQPGANLDILATMMYRMAFSSLEWAYGSAIAIVLFVLALLVIGPYLYSEYQRGEL